ttttttttttttttacgtagggaagagggccagccaagggcaaaaaaaagaaagttagaaaaaagcccacttgagcgctggctctccaaagagtagaaaaagtgccaaaaccgtcagccagaattaggagagcaaatgcctcgacacctccctcttaataGAAGacaagttggaaatacagatgcagggagggagttccagagtttaccagtgaaagggatgaatgattgagcatactggttaactcttgcattagagagttggacagaatagggatgagaggaagaaaaaagccttgtgcagcgtggctgcaggaggaggggaggcatgcagttagcaagatcagtagaacagttaccatgaaaatagcgataaaatatagaaagggatgcaacatttcgacggtgagaaagagagtgaagacagttaggtagaggaggggagttgatgagacgaagagctttcgattccaccctatcaagcaaagctgtgtgactggaaccccctccaaacatgcgaagagtactccatacagggacggataaggcccttatacagagtaagcagttggaggggcaagaaaaactggcggagacgcctcagaacacctggctggtcctcttctcgattgtacactgacttgcatcgcaggagtgATGATTTctcagtaatcaaattcgcaacctttacaactaatgtcccTGGTGGCCATGGTTCAACTGCACACACAgatctctgtgcacctgtctgcccagctgtgccccgcctacgaatacatatagcaaattcccattggcgcagcttgtggtgttaagaggtggtggcacttcattggacaaaagaactatagacacaataagaatcctattcagtagttacccacaaacccaagATGTGAATAACAGACAGTCACTTcctgttacccacaaaccccagatatatacaatagacaatagcaatgtttactatttgggCTTAGACTCCGAGTGACGTCTCTAATTTCAGTGAGGCAATGTGACATAACCATGTGTGACCCCAAACAAGACCACAAGGTACGTGTTTTCCATTAGCTACTTatcattttgtgttattattgcttGGATTAGAGAGGAGGTCCTATTCTAAAGATGTACGAGGAGGAGTAAGTAGGAGAGTGACATCATGTGGCAGGACACTCAGACACAAGCAAGAGTGTGCAAGAAAGTCACTTCATGCGGCATGACTCTCAGACATGACCAAGAGTGTGTAGGAGAGTCACTTCATGCGGTAGGACACTCAGACACAACCAAGAGTTTGTAAGAGAGTCACATCATGCGGCAGGACACTCAGACACAACCAAGAGTGTGTAGAGGAGTCACATTATGTGGTAAAACACTGAGACAAAACCAAGAGTAGAATTGGCTGTGAGGTACAATACCTTATGGTCCACTCTCAACTAAGGCTGGTTTCATATGAATGACTTCTGCTCATCAGGCACAATGAGTATGGCAGCCACATAGCATCTGGAACATCTATGGTGACAGTGCTATGTCTGTCCCAGGCTATTTCTCTCAGTGTTCACTTAAGTATGTCTGTCATATTTGTTATTTGCAccactctctctcaataatggaGGATATCATAAAACTCATAAATTTAGTCAGAAACTTCAGGtatctctgttttcttccatattttgctAAGAAAATTCATAAATTTTGTGAGGAAATTGAAGATATCTTTGTTTACTCAGTTTTTAATAAGAAAACTCAAATTTATCTAGAAATAGTCCTTACTGCAAGTGGGAAATGTATGTGTGAAAGCACCCACAGCAACACATGACCATCTGCACCGCTGCACATGGGAAACACTGTATGTGTGAAGGCACCCATAGCAGCACATGACCACCCACACCATTATGCAGCATTCTTGCTATTGCGTTCCTACTGGCAGTACGGCAGTGTGCAGCTGTTGGAACAGCAAGACTGCCACTCTGGCTTTGTGTGAATACACCCTTGAGAGTCAACCATGTTGCATGTGCCAGACCAATGAAAATCATTAGCATGAAAGCAACCTAAGGATTGTTCTTCCAACCTGTCATGTCAAAGTAGAAATTCAGGTTATGTCTATCTCACTTATGATAAGTTAATTTCTCAGTGTTTCGTAATGGAAAATGTAGTTCGTCATCCAGtcatcaagattttttttattggtgcCACACTTTTTTCCACATAGGCAATCCTGAACGAGGATGGAATGATCCTCCAAAACTTGCCTTCTGTCCTGCCCGCACTGGCAATGCTTCAGGGCCTGGACGACACCGCCTCCTCAATAAGCGGGTGCCCATCCCAGTCAATCCTCAAACCAGCAGTGCACCTTCACCAATGCCTCCATCCCTCAAGTAAGAGTATTCTTATTCCATAAATGTACTAAAATCTAAAACATGACATGTTTTAGATTTTAACCTAAACCattggcagtctctctctctctctctctctctctctctctctctctctctctctctctctctctctctctctctctctctctctctctctctatatatatatatatatatatatatatatatatatatatatatatagagagagagagagagagagagagagagagagagagattatgtataTTATGTTGTAGCTGTCACTCCAAGGTTGAGGTGCCAACAGTGGGGAGAAGTATATGAGTACAAAGTTAGTCTGGTTCTGCTGTAGTTTAGTTGTCACATGCAATTTGAAGAGGAGGGTGGTATGGAATTGGAGACATTTTCAAAGTAGCTGGTGTAAAATGTGTCTCAAAATAAAACCTCAATACACAAGTTATGCACAAGAAGAATCAAATAAATAACTTTATATCAAGGATAAAGcagcaagaaggataagaaatggGAGTTTTATTCTACATGTCATCTATTGTCAGAGCAAGTGATGGTCCTCCAGTAATGGGCAGCCTTCCCTTGCATcccccaccactcactccctctgcCAACACTGTGCCTAGTGCTGCCCCTGTTCCACCCAGCACTGCAAGTGTAGATGACTCTCAACCAACAAGGAAACTGCTGGAGCAAGTGCACACGTGCCTCTCTGACTCTCTCAAGGCTGTCTCGGATAAACTGAAGGCAAGTTTTtactggtaaatgaaaaattgaaTGTGTAAAAATACTAGTATCAAAAACCATTTACTATATTCTTCATGAAGGAATAGTCAATATAAACTCATTTCTTCATAAGAAACCTTTGCTAGAGTGACGAGTGACTATTCCTTCATGGTCTGTTTgacatattaagaaaaaaattctaTTCCTAAAACTTGAGTAACTTTTCTACACATGTATACAATGAGTAAAATAATTGTAAATTATGTATATACATAATACAAAGAATTTGTATAGCATGGCTACTAGAACATTTTTATAAGATAAAGCATATAAAAGATGACTAAgtataaaaagtgtgtgtgtgtgtgtgtgtgtgtgtgtgtggagggggagaTCCATGTgcatgtgcaggtgtgtgtatgtgtgtctaattcatttatgctcgtgtggcccagtttccatatctacacttatccaatcttactttaaaagtatgcacactcgttgcagacactacttcttcatttaaactgtttcacgtctcaatacatctctgcgggaaactatattttttaatatctctcagacatcttccttttctcaactttttactatttgatcttgtgcttctaatgtcatattcttctctcaggatcagtttctcaatatccacttggtccattccgttgatcaatttataaacttgtatcaggtctcctctctcccttctttgttccagggttggtagatccataccctttagtctctcctcatatgtcattccttcaaattctggaaccattcttgtagctattttttgtagcccctccaatttccttatgtgtttctttttatgaggggtccacactactcctgcatattccaatctgtgtgtttcactgctgcagtctctgacgagacagccagacgttaccctacggaacgagctcagagctcattatttccgatcttcagataggcctgagaccaggcacgcaccacacaccgggacaacaaggtcacaactcctcgatttacatcccgtacctactcactgctaggtgaacaggggctacacgtgaaaggagacacacccaaatatctccacccggccgggtgtgtgtatttacctaattgtatttacctaattgtaacatacgggaaaagagctatgctcgtgttgtcccgtctccatatctattaatgtccagctttttcttaaaatcatgaatattccttgcgttgaccacttccacgtctaaactattccatgcttccacccttctatgagggaagctatattttttcacatctctcctataagtggccatttttagttttttcccatgccctctcgacattctttcattccacatacacagatcttccctatccatttttccatgccaatcatcactctgtatattgctatcaggtctcccctttctcttctgttttccagggtcggaagttgcattcttttcagtctgtcttcataagtcaaatctcttaagtcaggcaccatttttgttgcagccctctgtactttctctagtttccttatgtgtttctttaagttcgagcccactgtattgttgcatattcaagcctcggtcttatcattgcagtaattattttcttcatcatttcttcatctaaatatctgaacgccactcttatgttcctcaataagttcaatacttctccaattattttgtttatatgtctctctggcgataggtcattggtaattgtcaccccaaggtctttttcttcatgactggttttatgtcttcatttcctatcttgtacatactcctgattcttctttcactcttgccaaactctattttcttgcattttgtcgtgttgaactccatttgccatgtacagctccatttccatattctgtccaagtcttcctggagtagttcgcaatctttgtcacatctcacttttcttaacaattttgcatcgtctgcaaataggctcacataactggacaccccatccaccatgtcatttatgtagaccgcgaacattactggtgccaacactgatccctgtggaactccactctccaccaagccccattctgatggtctgtccttaattattgttctcatttctcttcctaccaaaagtcttccatccattttagtaaactgccatgcactcctcctaccatttcaagtttccagatcagtctccggtgtggtaccttatcaaaggccttttttaaatccagatatattccatcagcccaaccatctctttcctgtattacatctatcaccctcgaatagtaacatatcaggtttgtcgtgcatgaacgcccttttctaaaaccaaattgacactcacaaagtatgtcattttctccaagaagtctgtccatctattcttcaccaccctctcacacatcttagctaccacacttgtaagtgacactggtctatagttcaatgggtctctcttgttacctgatttatagattgggacaatgttagctcttttccagtcttggggcactacaccttcccttaatgaggcatcaattacttcacaaactttttctgccagttgctccctgcattctcttaaaatccatcctgataccccatcaggtcccacagcttttctcacttctaaactccccatcatattcttgatctcctccacagttacttgaaactccttcataatccctttctgttccattaccagtggtttgtcaaaagcagtctcctttgtgaataccttccgaaagcatccattcatagcctctgccatttcctgggatcttcactgcatactccatttacttctaaactttcaatactttctctatttttgatgttgttgttcacatgtctgtaaaaagccttggttggtctttacatttatcaattatatccttttcttgtttctttctttcttctcttctaatcaacacatattcatttcttgctcttttgtaactttccactgcttaatccgtcttttccttctccacctcttccatgcatcctcttttcttgttctagccttttcacatctatcgttaaaccagtcctgctttccaacttctctatgttgtcttattggtacaaatttttctcaccttctttgtatatttttataaattccttccacttttcatttgctccttagcactcttgaatttcatcaatttgtctcttgaaagaatttctttaggtttccaaaatctgtcttggcataattccatcttcccactttatattcttcatttcttctagatttctcttcatctatcaccttgaactccaaaactgcatgatcactctttgctaaagggcactccaccctcatctcctcaatgaccattggctctgtactaaagaccaagtccagtcttgacgatgctccctctcctccaaacctagtatcttctttgacccactgagttaacacattttccattgccagtgtcaatagtgtatttccccatgttgtctctgatccttccattgaccagtcctcccaacacac
Above is a genomic segment from Portunus trituberculatus isolate SZX2019 chromosome 40, ASM1759143v1, whole genome shotgun sequence containing:
- the LOC123515945 gene encoding steroid receptor RNA activator 1-like; the protein is MDGIGHGNPERGWNDPPKLAFCPARTGNASGPGRHRLLNKRVPIPVNPQTSSAPSPMPPSLKASDGPPVMGSLPLHPPPLTPSANTVPSAAPVPPSTASVDDSQPTRKLLEQVHTCLSDSLKAVSDKLKESTQEEIRKRIEVMVDMWQKDQLSLEVQNRMMTLTQALSEHNYDKAWSVHQSLIVDYTTTCSPWMVGIKTLIAESRSLSEATLGQDEGNKFETGDAVPVSNEGEESVSKVSSIK